Below is a genomic region from Cloeon dipterum chromosome 2, ieCloDipt1.1, whole genome shotgun sequence.
aattttaactaataatgTTGCTGACATAGAAGTGCAAGTTTACAATAACTCAAGCTAATTTGCTCTCAAACAACAATCTCCGTGTGATGAACGATTAggaaaaatccttaaattaaaaattaatgctattTCATCTTCCACCCTCTCCAAAAAACTTATAAGAGGGTGTCTTCGTCCTGGTGATGCTCAAATAAAGCCATTAGAGAGGCCCGAGGGGTGGGTCTATCAGGCAGAAGGGCCATGTCCTCGCCGCTGTTGAGGCTCTCCTGCGAGCTGCCGCCGCAGTGCGGGGCGCTGCTGCTCGATGGGTGGTCGGGCGAAGCCAGCGGGGGTGGGAAAACGGCGGGCAGCTCATTCAGCAGGGTGTAGCGCTCGGTGTAGGCCTCGCGGTACCCAGACGTGCTCGACGTCTGCGAAATCGAGTTGTCGTCGTCGTAGGACAGCTCGCGGCACAGCTTAGACTTGGTTCGTTGCAACGCTGGGCTGCAAGGTGGCATGCTCTTGCTTGAGGTCGCTGTCACCTGCAGATCCATCGGCGCTGGCACCGCTGCCGGCGGTTCCACTTTTATGTGCGAAACCTGTGAATTTcgtctggttttaaaatatctgcgACGTTCTTGGGTGTTCTggtgtaattataattttttatatataaataaaacctgcttattgttagttagCACACCTTTGGGGCTATGAGCGGATAACAAGGAGCCAGAGTGGCCGCATACGAGCTTAGGCCCAATGTGGCCGTCTTTTTGCCTTCCCGCCAGGGTTGCAAAACAcccgcatttttaaaaaaaattcagtgcagtggtaaaatgcgtttattttcaatttttaccagtttcttgcaggcaatgttttcgCCTTTTACTATAATTGTTAGCGTATATAACCTCAACTTGAAAAATagtagataaatttttggaggaaTTGAggaagcaatttaaaagaaaatatctgcacagtggaggaaattttgagcactccgaccaaaattttagattttcattgaagaaaaatgaaataaaatttatttttatgcaattctcgcgcaagaaattggtaaaaattgtgtggtaaaaaccgttaaaaaccagtggtgaaaaaaaccgggtggtaagcaaatgcaaccctgctcCCCGCACcgcaaataaacattttttgtcacTAAAACCATTCGAGAGGTGCGAAACCTAGTCGgtgccggtgcgcctcccaacCCGTCGCACTCTCTAAGCATTTTTAGTCGCTTTTATGCCATTTCTAACAGATCAACCAGTAATAGATCCCCGAAGTGTTCTATCTCTCATGGCCTTAACACTCCAAGGAGTCCCTTAACATTTTGAGCCAAccgtttgtttcaaaattatactAGGAGTCTTGTTTTGAAAACTCTGAAATCGGGAATGCGTTGAGATAAAATTCTTGTGATGGAAAATAGCTCTGCGTTAAATGTAGCGTCTAGACAATAAATTAGTGTAAGTTCCGAGGTTATTTACAATATGatcaaaagttaatttaacgCCCTAGAAATCagcttgtatttttttataaattattattttctcaccTCAATCTTGGACTTTCTGCTTTTTCTCAATCTGAAGGTTTTCCTGCTCTGTGCCTTTGACCTTTGCAATCGCGGTTTTCGTCCGCTGTGCTCTCCAGAGCTTTCATCATTTGGACTTCCCGGGCTCAAGGGGTTAGTTGACGTTTCTCCTGTAAGTCGGATAGCAAAATAAGTGAAGCCCTTTTGTAATCTCAACTCAAGAGGGTCGGTGGCAGTGTTTTcctcgtgattttttttaagaactgGCAAGCATacatgatttaaattcaactatGCAGCAACTAATAATTCGCTCCTAACTCCTAACGCTAAAAGCTGCTAACTCATCGCTAGGAAAATGTGATTTGTAAGAAGTGCAGGTTTTGAGGAAAGGGCGGATTCAATAAGGTctgtatttttgtatttattttagaatacagCGTGATTCCAaagtgaattttcaattattgcttgTGGCAACTCTTGGTGCAGATTAAACAAACAgtgaattttacaaatatattcTTCAATTTGAGTGATTATGAGTCAATTTGAGAGGTGCAGTGAAATTTAGCAGATTTACAGACAGAACAATGGGATGATGAAGTCAAGCTCACGTACCATGCGAATTCAAAATGCCATACTTTGCTTCAAAAAGAGACAAGAAGAGTAACATTAATGCGTTGAAAAGCACATATTCTCATGAAAGTAACAAGTCCAACCAATTCAATTATGCCTTTATATCTTGTGTTCAAACACTTTCGTcttcttttgtgttttttctcATTGCCATGAAAGAATGAACGTATGAAAGAGTTAAAGCGCATAACCACAAGAAAGACGTGAGGAGATTTACCTGATGTGTGTCTAAACTCTACTGAAGGCACAAAACGAAGTTTTGAGGCTTTGAGTCGGGTACGGTCTGAAACATGCACAACAATTGGGGAGCCCACATAGTAACATCAAACACTGATTTTTGTTACGTAGAAATTCATATAGTAAAGTCCTAACTGTACAAGTCAAGATAATCGCCgacattattttcttgtccTGCGTTACGTATCGCAATCACACcaaatgtaaatattatatacatGCTTAGAAAACTTTCATTTTCCAACAGCTGTGTGTAAATCCTGCTTGTAAATTGCATGCAACACCGATAAACATTGATTAGAAGTGAGAAAGACAGAAATCGTTAAGTCTGTTTGTTGGTGAATCCGCCTGAAagaattcatttcaatttgatgcAAGCGCAGCAAACAATACAGCAACATCGAGTATCATGCTTCAATAAAGTACAAGAGAAATTATGAAAgtttaatgttaaataaatttaatttagttgataatttttaagtgctgCTTTATAGTGAGCTGTCTGCGGGTGCTATTACACTTAAATCTAGGACATCAAGATAATAATTCTATCACCTCATTTGCCAATTGGGTTATAGCTTTTGGGAGGGACCAGTAGTTGACAAATCGTTGATCACAGAGTTGGTCACTCCCTAAACTATCCCTCTGTCAAATTTAGCGAGCCCAGTTTCTAGTGAAGCAAAACTAGAGCCGcttgtataaaataatttcgtatAAAGTTATTTCGCTAAATATAATCAGTCACAAAACTGCCATGCTGTGAGTTCTAAGGGGTGATTCACTAAACACCGGGGGTGGAAGCGCTCTTTGTGGCGGGCCGGCATCAGCAGTTTTTCGAGTCTAGCCTCACATCAAGATAGTTATAAAAGTCGacatattaataaacaaagatACACCGCACTGTCAATTTAAGTGTGTTTGTGAGTTTGATCATAACATATTTGACAGTTTTGAGTTTCTTTCTGAAAGCTATGGTTGAGAGCAGGCGACACCGATTGCTACCTGGCGAGGCAAGGTGTTCGTCCACGGGTGGCGGCAGCAACTGTTGATGCTCGGGTTGCGGGGTTGGAGGGGTCAACGTCGACTCCTCGTCCCCATCGGCGGCATCCATGTCATCTGCCACTATCTCAGGGGTAGCGATACTCTCGCAAGAGGGCGAGAACCTAACACTTCCCTCTGCGCCCCAGTAattacacacatatatatgttGAGAGAAGcgtttaaaaatcgatttttggagacaaaaaaaatcatttgtacTTTAGTTCCAAGTAATTGACTTATTTTACATGGATtatgttacaaaataattccaatGGTTTGATGGGTAAGCGAAGCTTTTTCTACAATTTATAcactttttcatttacaattttgcatttgaacatgATACTGGATAGTAAAATAAAGggaactttaaatttgaacgTACCTCTTTGCAAAATAGACGTTGGTGGCGCTAGGTTAGCGCCAGAGTTGTCAGACGGGTGTTGATGGTGGTGGTGTCTAGCCAGGTCGCCGGTGAACAATTCGATGATTGACGGCCGGTGTGGCCGAGGTGGAATGTTCTGCTCTGAATGGTCTGTCGTTGACTTGCGGCCTTCATCTCCAATGAATTAATCGGGCAAGAATTAGCGAGGCGTTATTTCACTTACTGTATCTCCTGTCTTCCATTTCCTCTTTCAGCTCTTTCATTTCGTGTGCTAACTCCACTAGGACGGCTCCTTTGGCCTTCTTTGGTGGCAGGTTAGAGCATCCTAGCTTATCTTTCACCAGGCTTTGCAAGTGTCTCTCTGCGTCGGTCAGTCCAGGTTTTGAAAGCTGAAATGCGGGTGGTAATTAATGGCGAGTTCCCATTTTACCCATTGAATACCATAACGTTGATAAATGGGTGCAGCAAGACGTATAGTGGCGGTCTTTGGGTTGCAACGTAATCCACGAAAGTCCAGAACAGCAGACCGCAATCGCCTCTGCGTCCTAATTCTTGAATGGTCCTCGCGATCCTCGGCCAATCCATAACCAGTTCCACCTCAAAACAAGCGATCATTGTTTTCAGggctaaaattttagaaattaattttccccctCGTGGAATGGTGACAAATTGATACCTAGGAAAGCAATTTTGAACAAAGACATTGGAATTGGGGCCAGTCTCTTATTAGAGTCTCGGCTTCCAAAGGTGATGCTACCCGCGCGCATCTCTGAGGCTGATTTGATGTTCTGGGCAGTAACCGGTGACGTCTTTGTCGCAGGTGGATTCAGAGCGTGAAGGACGATGGTCAGCGCGAAGGAAATATCAGCCTGTCGCATCCGAGGCATGTCTGGTTATTAAAAAGCGTTTAATTTACAATCGAtcattttgcaatgaaaattgcaCCTTTTCTGCCACTTCCTACTCTTATGCAGAGGGGCATCAAGAGGTTCATGAGCATTGTTTCTGTTTTGTTGTGTGTTGGGAACACCGAACTGCCTCCGCAAACTTGCTCCAGGGAATAGGTTTCCTAAAGGTCATATAcaactttaaaatcaaaccGTAGTTTCAAATCGACGTGGTTGGAATGGTGAGAAAACAAAGAATTTGTCAAGTCTTTTGTGAACTATAGTTTTTTGTTAATGGCTGGAGTCGTTTTTCTAGCatggaaagagaaagagatagCAGTAAAAGACACAAAACATCTTGCACACAAGACAGGTTCATGGTGGTTCATTGGATTTCCGTCAAGTTCGGTCTAATAATGTTTGACAAATGCAGCTAGCGCAGtctaattaatatcaaaataatgcaaaggTTTTTGCGACTATAAGTAAGTAATCgagcaacaaaatttgtttgtttcatgAACATGCTTTGctattatttgtcatttaGGCTTGCGATCAAATTGCCGCTATATTCAACGctattgtgaaaatttttataacgaTTTAAATAGCgacaagtttattttcaagcccaaatacaaaaaatcattaGGTGGCGAACACATATTTGTTGATGAATTGGTAGAGTCCAATGAGAGACAGATCACAATATTGGTgaagttgtttgtttttcctcaAGTTTTTAGTGGTTTTTCTACTCATACAGTTAATAGCTAAGTTTATATGATACGAATAACAAGAGAAAAAGGGAGAGCTGAAATGTGAGGTTTGCATAGTCAGTGAAAATGTAATAGTGCATTATCAGCAAGTCTCAAAGCCAGAGGACTTTCTGTGAGTGAAAAAATTCGCTTTTATTTCTCGaatcgtaattttttattattaacctAAACACAGTAGAGTCCGGTGACTTGTGAGACTGGGACATGTTTCTTTTGAACAAGAAACGATTTCAGTCAGGTTCAGTTGAGAATCAAGAAAAGTCACATAAGAGCTTATTTGCTTTTTAGTACTCTCATTCTAATAATATGTTAAACGTGTATCTCAATCCATATGCTAAACAGGCTATTTCTCACCATGGTCAGGTGGCTGAATACCTGCAAAAATCGAGTTAGCGCTATGAATAACTTTCTGGCTCTGTTGATACGAAAATGTACAGCTAAGTGTCGCTACGATGTGTGTCGCTCGCGTATCCAAgagttttcgatttttttttatcaatcttACTGACTGTAACTCACCCCAATGGCCAAAATTTGCAGGGCAATTAGCCGAACGACAATGGAGCAAAAGTGAGGCGGTGGCACCTGGCTCATCAGGGCCGCTGTGGCTGAACTGACTCCCTCCACAACGCCTGTTGATACGGCGTCCCCAACAATGAGAGCCTAATATAATTTAGGAAATGATGATCCCATTTttgaaacacatttaaatttctctacCTGACACgtgttcattaaaattttcacgtgCTGCATGTGGACGATATATGGGCATTTAGACATCGTTTCGTAGACACCTTTCAAAAGACCAGCAGCTGCATCCCAGTCAGTGTGTCTCTATTTGATTGATAAACATAGTTCAAAAtgattgcacaatttttagaaatcaatACCCTTATCGACGGtttcttgtaaattttgctgaaaactTTGTCTAGCCGTCGAAGGATGGCTGTCAGAGCAGGTCGCATTGCTTCATTTGACCATTCGGTGGAGGGCAGTATGTCATTCATGTAACGCTGAAGGCCGCGGCAGCCCATCGTGTCTGGGTCGTAAGGGGACACTTTCAAGAGCGAGTGCGCGATATCTGATAAGCGCTGGAATTATTATCTTTGTTAATACGcgaaggaatttaattttaatgtgccACCATACCACATGTGCCTTAATATCTAGCAACTCGACCGGCTTTCCTTCTTGTTGCGTTTTCTTATTCAGCTCGTTCAGACGAGCTGTGCACTTGTTTAAAAAGTCAGCTACCATTGAAAGCAAAATATCCCTTGGCCGCCGAAATTCGTTTCGCATAACCTGCAACAATCATTATCTTTAGCAATGTgatctcatttaaaaaaaaatcttccaaCCTCCGAGTCTTCAAGGTCCCTTTCATTTCCTGGCCTTGTTCGGCTGTGATCGCTGACGTATTTTGAGTGGCTATCCTCGTCAAATTCGAATCCTGGCGAGTATGGACCACTGCGGAAATTCCTTTGACTGGATCCTTTGTGATCAGGACTTGCCTTTTGAGGCCCAGTGTAGTTTCTTCAAACATGGAATTGGTGAAAATAATGTTGTAAAAAAAGCAGATTATCATCTTACTTAGAGAGCGCTTCACAGTTATTGACTAGAGTTTTTATCGCAACTGACAATTGCAGCAGTATATCCTTTTCTGATTTTCCGTTGTGCTTGTATGACGGCAGTTGGATTTGTTGCAAGTAGCAAGGTAGAATTGCTTCTAATATAATCTGCAGACCACGCAAATAGGTAAGAAGCCAGATTTTTAACCTGAATTTGCACGTACCAGCATTTGTTGAGCCCTGACCGAGTCGGCCGAGTAGGCGACTACCATAACGCACAGCGATATGCAGTCAAAAACGGTGACCATCTCGTTCTCGTCATGGTAACAAAAGTCGATCGCTTTTAAAGGTTTCTCTTCTTTCACGAGCTCGCCTATATTCAGAGGATCAGGCGAAGGCGTTTCCAAGCTTAAAAGTAAGTTGAAAAGGCAGCTCGCCTGAACCTAAATTCGCAtttgattaacaatttgttgcaCACGCGATTCAGAATTACCTTGTGGGCATCTCCATACTGGCTGTCGTCGTCCGTGTCTAAAATTGCTGAGACGGCGCCAAACATTTGCAGAATAAATGGCTTTCTGTGCATTAGGTAAAACTGCTTAACAGTATATTCAACGGTGCGAGTGACTAGTTTGTTAGTCTGGTGGTTGGAGTAGATTTGCATTAGGGTTGGCATGACAAGTAAATACctggaaagtaaaatttgtgtGAATTTGCGTAAAAccgatgaaattttgaaaatggcaATACCCATTTgtggagaaaatatttttgaaatagaacGCCGCATTTATGTAGGTGGCTGTTACGTATCTCAGAATACAGCCACACTCACTGTGCAGGATAATCGAACCATTCAAGACGTTCAGGAATAAGTGAATATCACCGGAATACGCAAAGTTTCCGGCCATTGCCTCAAACATCCTTGCTATTAGACGCACCCACATGAACTTGTGCAGCATGTCAAGGCCGAGCAATTCctaatcatttaattaatatttaattattttgattcaaattattcGAATTCTTACGCGGCCCATTTCTCCGCCTTTGTAAAGATCAAGCTCGGATTCCAATGCTTTTCGCGGGAACGATGGCAATTTCATCAACTCTTCGTGCAAGAAAACAACTCTTTGCACAACcttaacaaaatttgacttttgcaaaaactttaaatgatcaattttaCCATATCCACGTTCTTCAGGATGGCCCAAGTGAGCAAAACTTTGCCTATCTCGACGAATTTCAGGATGAATGCTTGTTTTTGCAAAGCGTTGTACGCTTCCTCGGGTTCCATGTGCACAAGCTGCAGTTGTGGATACTGCGATCGCTTGAAAAAGTAGAAATCCCTAACGTAGGCGTTTGGACTGTGTATTTGATCtgcaattcatatttttccagTTGAGGTTAGACTGATATAAATGATTTCAACTTATTACGAGTTTTGTGATCGACCAAAAAGAATTCCTTGTGCCTCGCTTCGTCGATTCCAAAAAAGTCTAGCGACTCACGCAAAATTTGTAGAAATTGCGTGTCTTCCTGCACAGGAAACTGGGACGGAATCCCACCAACGTCTTGTTCTAAAGTAAAAACTTTGcattaaaatgtgtatttttgttcttgaaaATACCTTGAGGCCCATGGACAATGATTTTCTTTGCTGACGGCACATTCGCTGTTAACAAGATTGAAGCATCGCACTGctcttttcttaaaatctgTTTCAAGTCTTTGAACATTATTCCGTGAACACTGTGCACGACCtgtgattcaaaattattataattaaaatgtttaatatatAAACACAAACCATCCAAAGAATAGAGAGCGCTGTACCGACTAGTTCTTGGCCACCCTCGTGCGGAGTGCGCACGTAAAACATGACATAGCCAATGATGTAGTTGTAAAGGGCGAACGCCGCTTGTTGGGGCAGTTTCGGCACAAAGCGAATCAGgtgtctcaaaattttaaacatgagATCCTGCTTTTCGCGGGTCACCCTTTCCAAAACGTAGCGGAGGAAAAGGGCGCTGTCCTCGACCAAACAGTTCCAGATGACTTGGTACGCAACCTCGTAAACGGCACTGCCGTCAGGGGCAACTGCGGCGTCATCCAGAAGTCCAATTATCTGGATCACGGACGCGCAAAGACAAGAGGGGAACAGTGAGTGCGCCGCACTAACTGCGTGTGCTCGAGCTTGAGCAGTGTCCTGTTGCTCCTCGTCTGCAACATTGgtggttgaaataaatttaaaaaaggttttattccatcaaaatcaaacaccaataaaaatcaagatgtACAATATGTTCTgttagattttgaatttaaaataatttatcaccaTCATCATGATCCTCGTGTAGATGCAAACTGGGTTCGTAAGCTGCTTGGAATGTGATGGGAATGGTGgtgatcaaaaaattttctctttcctgCCGCTTTTTGTCCTCCTCTGCCTGCAAGgctaattttatcaattctgTCTGTTGCTTCTTTCGTGTCTTAGTTGCGGTCACAAGTGACCTCTGCAAAGCGAGGGTATAAAAATGATAGAAATGTCACGATAACGGTGCTGGGGGCTCACGTGGCTTTCTTGGCTAATTGTGACCTCCTCAACTTTCGTCTTGACTTGCGGCATCCACGGAGGATCAACGACAGGCAGACTTTCAATGCCTATCTTAGGCGAAGGCAGGGTGAATTCAATTCCGGGGGGTGGTACCTTAAAATTTAGGTAGGCGCCCTCTTCCATGCGCGACCAAACTTGAAACCTCGACTTCCACAGAACTTGAAATCTAgaataatacatttatttaacaaGGGTAATATAATAATCGCAAATTACCTCAAGACAGCCTGTATTCGCGTTGTCACATCGCTGTGCTGCAAGCAGTGTTGCATCACGTTTGATGCGTGGGCAGGCGCTTTGACTGCcgccaaaataaatagagcTGCAGCCGAGGCAGCAACTTCTTGGCTTGGTTCAAGGAGCAGCTCCCACGCAACTGGCAAGATGTCGATAAAATTGTCTTCGTGCAATATTACGGCTCCTTTAAGGAGCACCGACATCGGCGAGTGAAAAAGGGAACGAGCCTGcaagatatattttattccttattgctttttttaaactcatcCTGTAGGATCATTTTTACGTGAGctttaatatatttcagtATTGGTGGCTCATCTTTGTTGTCTCTGGGGTGTGGTGTATATGAAGGATCTCTCCCTCTCTCACTGTCCTGTTCGGCTATATCCCTTGAGGAGTCgcgtgaaaattttagatcaaCTCTGAAAAAAAAGATGATAAATTGTTGCATAAGGCttacgaaaaaaattgagctaaCCTGTCTTTTTTTCCAAGGCTGTCCTTTCTTCTAATAGGCGAAGTCTGTGAACTGGTTTGATCAGACACCTTTCGGCCTCTTTGCTTGTCCTTCTTGTCACTCTGCCCAAGTTTTTCAATCAGCGGATTCTTGTAGTCGCCTGTTATTCCAAACTGTTCGCCGTAAACTTTACGAACAGACTTGATGAGTCGGTTACAGGCACGCATGTGACGTCGATAGCAATAAGGGTGGCAGTAACCCTGGTGGCTGCAATAGAAGTTGTACGAGTTGGCTAGCTGCACGACCGTCTGGAAATGATTAAGACCTTTGCAAAATATATCTGACACGTTTAGCAATTAGAGCGTACTTTCATCCAGGGCATGTTTTTGCTGCAACACCCGTCGTCGGTGTCGTTGCTGTCGCTGGGGCTTTCGGGCGGTTGCTCGTCGCTGAGCACCCCGGGGGACTCTTCGCCTCCACTTCCGGCGCCGTCGGCTCCGTGGTCGGACGTGTCTGATCTGTCGGATATTGAGCTGACTTTTCGTTTGGACTGGATCGAGTCGGCGCGACGGACTGACGGCTGGTTGCCTGAAACGGCTAAAGCACCAAGTGAGTGATGACAGTATATTATATTGCAGTTTCAAAGCGAGACTCACAGTCAGTGCTTTCGTTTTCACTGCGGCTGCTCGCTTCTTTCGTGTTCCTCCGCAATTTCAGACTTCTCCTTTTAAAAGACCCTGCGGTTCCCGCATTTGTTCCGCGGCGAAGAAGGTAAGGGCGACTTGTAGGGATTCTAGGAGCAGGAGCAGCTGGAGTGCCGACAACTGAACCACGTTTTTTCTCCTCGACCGCCACTTCCTCACCCttcattgttaaaatttttattcaattttaaataattttattttttaaaaactacttGAGCAGTTACTGTCGTGTTGCTGCTTCCCTCCGACTCGTTGTCCGGCTCGTGCAGAACGAAGCTTATTTTTCGCTCAGAATTTTGCCcacctattttaaaattattcacttaaaaataaaacagaggGATCACTGACCGTTATCTTTGTCTCCGGCGATGGACTGAAGACTTTGGGCTGAAGTCTGCGAGTGTCCCATTGAGGACAGAGCCATGCTCCAGCGTCTGTTTGCATCCTTGCTGTACAACTTGTCCCAGCCTGCTGGTGGGCGGTCTTTATTGGACAGTCGGCTCGACTTAGGAAGGGCTTGGTATGTTtccctgaggaaggttgttATTTCCAGAAGTAACAGGCACGCAACCATCCTCAACGATAGGGGACACTGAAGGCCCATTAGGCCAATGCTCGCTGTAAAACAGAAAAGTCGAGATTGactataatttttctatgaacCTTTATTACCTTCGTCGAGAAAATCCTCTTCTTCGTCCTGCAGCATGAGCTCTTTCTGCCTGAGCTCGTCAGTAACCATGGCCACGATGTTTGGGACGTGCTGTTTATCTTGATGGATCATGTCCTCGAGCCTGGCGCCTATTGTCTCTGCCCACTGGTAAAACATCTTTCCCGCGTAACGCTGAAATATGTGCGACCTGCGTAGGCCTGACGGTGCGGTCGTGCTGCCTCGACTCGGCA
It encodes:
- the unc80 gene encoding protein unc-80 homolog isoform X7; protein product: MAERKESVDDSLTDQAVPIPIQIFLWRQTSPFIRPKLGKLHETTCLSFEKVLVQNIQFGLSPSLTEAIKAVPRWKLVQASFPHVMHCAASLLSNRRENTSLQNLSAAETKLLYTLHWIILDAAEECANDELEKNTSRKVASSHYLFSIPSITLFVYLFAPLCHLLKEHDLQSFRLENGLKLWQPLWEYKHPSAKCFSALCKPRPICKASIGLHHHSKSFGDVFTGTRRAASVESTDSPASGQSSAENAKDKGEDSPWVSSPKETVFPETIPEESSSTEEEHMVILKLPSLPDSDGLNREHSVYTAHPSLFQVKSVPKEVKQLKAHPKIPSDSLLAPPGGIPRKQQLADLTAATFMDVAVLRSLFISQWCEEGVYWALQYLYHRLREINDETSTQYQPRRRSNSLPIPKIEVSIYQSPEMKKKESKVMIDYSDESLGNKKQCLSDETPNMSRRSSEKVKKRTKIADLRAFVETKLLSKSEKTLEKIGREERKLGSLSDQEHTSSLDAGDENLVPRPCSALAKICEPRLDSEVKTIKPVSNLVKGKSMPSLSCLIDELASAGYLSELSQIKYVKPPQPPASAIPHPIITVTEHTPTPSPDFMRRQEHLFGQGSIDSQLDALSLQGRQGVERKASLTRSQTDSNITYSKEETLEVPGSAKYITKDGEIDYQVVVKAVHAASQKDGVCTLRVCEVILNLTELLMELGVLKINVRHFDGLNIAEGTPAASASPMPSCSAAGPTKSSSEEKPEEEQVSEAHSLLLNCVVRVLKQLGCPNGCADSQRGPPADFLRSQGQSILTKLHRASHKQFTRFFRKLVKDHPIGELLDFFHAYTGYCVDPASLLSPLNQKRSASKSPDMSAGQSGYANNFGAGLGGAGGRGVEGQILSCVFKCLITRLVTCMKEIKTQEHLALYCDVRQFVLYIKEAHGGVFRRVVLSALIDSAVRPHKKEPEPQTTRVIRHVHGPAEEQEASTSSAAAAPSEPSYTIPDENRAASGRKFLFKKRSTSSTCASLLETELTDEPIKTQSPLSNVRRKHHILTPRHSERNLGVELPVSPAIKTSQKGGKLSAWFKRDHSRAESTESHEGGESPIDSGFIRQSSLGMYHYSKGGGKNSVSSHVGQTFQKARRKVEGQLMKIGLNKGKKKDGVMEEAPGSHLSRKNSMEIGDNRRESEFVVLKERKLVPILPVYNGMLRFSFLLEICQPGSVPDAQLLAALLDLPNAPVVSKACLLLECCFFVHNCNRGQWPMWMRLNFPMFRPSVPSRGSTTAPSGLRRSHIFQRYAGKMFYQWAETIGARLEDMIHQDKQHVPNIVAMVTDELRQKELMLQDEEEDFLDEASIGLMGLQCPLSLRMVACLLLLEITTFLRETYQALPKSSRLSNKDRPPAGWDKLYSKDANRRWSMALSSMGHSQTSAQSLQSIAGDKDNGGQNSERKISFVLHEPDNESEGSSNTTVTAQGEEVAVEEKKRGSVVGTPAAPAPRIPTSRPYLLRRGTNAGTAGSFKRRSLKLRRNTKEASSRSENESTDSVSGNQPSVRRADSIQSKRKVSSISDRSDTSDHGADGAGSGGEESPGVLSDEQPPESPSDSNDTDDGCCSKNMPWMKTVVQLANSYNFYCSHQGYCHPYCYRRHMRACNRLIKSVRKVYGEQFGITGDYKNPLIEKLGQSDKKDKQRGRKVSDQTSSQTSPIRRKDSLGKKDRVDLKFSRDSSRDIAEQDSERGRDPSYTPHPRDNKDEPPILKYIKAHARSLFHSPMSVLLKGAVILHEDNFIDILPVAWELLLEPSQEVAASAAALFILAAVKAPAHASNVMQHCLQHSDVTTRIQAVLRFQVLWKSRFQVWSRMEEGAYLNFKVPPPGIEFTLPSPKIGIESLPVVDPPWMPQVKTKVEEVTISQESHRSLVTATKTRKKQQTELIKLALQAEEDKKRQERENFLITTIPITFQAAYEPSLHLHEDHDDDEEQQDTAQARAHAVSAAHSLFPSCLCASVIQIIGLLDDAAVAPDGSAVYEVAYQVIWNCLVEDSALFLRYVLERVTREKQDLMFKILRHLIRFVPKLPQQAAFALYNYIIGYVMFYVRTPHEGGQELVGTALSILWMVVHSVHGIMFKDLKQILRKEQCDASILLTANVPSAKKIIVHGPQEQDVGGIPSQFPVQEDTQFLQILRESLDFFGIDEARHKEFFLVDHKTHQIHSPNAYVRDFYFFKRSQYPQLQLVHMEPEEAYNALQKQAFILKFVEIGKVLLTWAILKNVDMVVQRVVFLHEELMKLPSFPRKALESELDLYKGGEMGRELLGLDMLHKFMWVRLIARMFEAMAGNFAYSGDIHLFLNVLNGSIILHSECGCILRYVTATYINAAFYFKNIFSTNGYLLVMPTLMQIYSNHQTNKLVTRTVEYTVKQFYLMHRKPFILQMFGAVSAILDTDDDSQYGDAHKVQASCLFNLLLSLETPSPDPLNIGELVKEEKPLKAIDFCYHDENEMVTVFDCISLCVMVVAYSADSVRAQQMLIILEAILPCYLQQIQLPSYKHNGKSEKDILLQLSVAIKTLVNNCEALSKNYTGPQKASPDHKGSSQRNFRSGPYSPGFEFDEDSHSKYVSDHSRTRPGNERDLEDSEVMRNEFRRPRDILLSMVADFLNKCTARLNELNKKTQQEGKPVELLDIKAHVRLSDIAHSLLKVSPYDPDTMGCRGLQRYMNDILPSTEWSNEAMRPALTAILRRLDKVFSKIYKKPSIRRHTDWDAAAGLLKGVYETMSKCPYIVHMQHVKILMNTCQALIVGDAVSTGVVEGVSSATAALMSQVPPPHFCSIVVRLIALQILAIGVFSHLTMETYSLEQVCGGSSVFPTHNKTETMLMNLLMPLCIRVGSGRKDMPRMRQADISFALTIVLHALNPPATKTSPVTAQNIKSASEMRAGSITFGSRDSNKRLAPIPMSLFKIAFLALKTMIACFEVELVMDWPRIARTIQELGRRGDCGLLFWTFVDYVATQRPPLYVLLHPFINVMLSKPGLTDAERHLQSLVKDKLGCSNLPPKKAKGAVLVELAHEMKELKEEMEDRRYSRKSTTDHSEQNIPPRPHRPSIIELFTGDLARHHHHQHPSDNSGANLAPPTSILQREGSVRFSPSCESIATPEIVADDMDAADGDEESTLTPPTPQPEHQQLLPPPVDEHLASPDRTRLKASKLRFVPSVEFRHTSAKYGILNSHGETSTNPLSPGSPNDESSGEHSGRKPRLQRSKAQSRKTFRLRKSRKSKIEVSHIKVEPPAAVPAPMDLQVTATSSKSMPPCSPALQRTKSKLCRELSYDDDNSISQTSSTSGYREAYTERYTLLNELPAVFPPPLASPDHPSSSSAPHCGGSSQESLNSGEDMALLPDRPTPRASLMALFEHHQDEDTLL